Proteins co-encoded in one Streptococcus ruminicola genomic window:
- a CDS encoding P-II family nitrogen regulator — MKKIEAIIRPDRLEDLKDALSKAGFTKGMTVSQVLGYGNQRGFAEYVRGQKIVPTLLAKVKVEIVTHDAAVDEIVDIICKAVHTGEVGDGKIFILPIEEVIRIRTGERGGDAV; from the coding sequence ATGAAAAAAATCGAGGCTATTATTCGTCCAGATCGCTTGGAAGATCTGAAGGATGCCTTATCAAAGGCTGGTTTTACAAAAGGGATGACCGTCAGCCAAGTTTTGGGATATGGTAACCAACGCGGTTTTGCAGAATATGTTCGTGGTCAAAAAATTGTTCCAACATTGCTTGCAAAAGTCAAAGTTGAAATCGTTACTCATGATGCAGCGGTTGACGAAATTGTAGATATTATCTGCAAAGCTGTTCACACTGGAGAAGTCGGAGATGGGAAAATTTTCATTCTTCCCATCGAAGAAGTCATCCGTATTCGTACAGGTGAACGTGGAGGAGACGCCGTTTAG
- the tmk gene encoding dTMP kinase, translated as MKNGIIITFEGPDGAGKTTVLEKVLPVLQEKGYDIVTTREPGGVEIAERIRDVILDVKYVAMDSKTELLLYMAARRQHYVEKVLPALEAGKVVLIDRFIDSSVAYQGAGRGLDKDIIAKLNDFSTDGREPDLTLYFDVESEIGLARIAKNTDREVNRLDLEKLDMHKRVRQGYLALAQTEERIVTIDASRDLDQVVAEATQVILEQLS; from the coding sequence ATGAAAAACGGTATAATCATTACATTTGAAGGTCCAGACGGGGCTGGAAAAACAACAGTTCTTGAAAAAGTGCTTCCAGTTTTGCAAGAGAAGGGCTATGATATTGTAACCACACGTGAGCCTGGTGGTGTTGAAATTGCAGAACGCATTCGTGACGTTATTTTAGATGTTAAGTATGTTGCGATGGATAGTAAAACAGAGCTGCTTCTTTATATGGCAGCTAGACGTCAACACTATGTTGAAAAGGTTTTGCCGGCTTTAGAAGCTGGTAAGGTGGTCTTGATTGACCGTTTTATTGATAGCTCAGTAGCCTATCAAGGAGCAGGACGTGGACTTGATAAGGATATTATCGCTAAGTTAAATGACTTCTCAACTGACGGTAGAGAACCTGATTTGACGCTTTATTTTGACGTTGAATCAGAAATCGGATTGGCTCGAATTGCCAAAAATACTGATCGTGAAGTTAATCGTCTTGATTTGGAAAAATTAGACATGCACAAGCGTGTTAGACAAGGATATCTAGCTTTGGCTCAGACAGAAGAACGTATTGTAACTATTGATGCGTCTCGTGATCTTGATCAAGTTGTTGCAGAAGCAACACAAGTGATTCTTGAGCAATTAAGCTAA
- a CDS encoding 3-phosphoglycerate dehydrogenase family protein — MVYSVKTFNNINQVGLKELGNQFQVDGDLAENPDAFILRSQNLHGVEFPENLKAIARAGAGTNNIPIADATAAGIVVFNTPGANANAVKEAVLASILMSARDYIAANAWVNTLSGDDVPKQVEAGKKQFAGNEISGKTLGVIGLGAIGGRIANYAQRLGMNVLGYDPYVSIETAWNISHHVKRVDDVKEIFANCDYITVHVPLTDETRHTFDSEAFGLMQKGTVVINFARGELVDNAALFEAIEAGVVKRYITDFGTEELLNKDKITVFPHVGGSTAEAELNCAIMAGKTIRQFMETGEITNSVNFPNVHQALTAPYRITLINKNVPNIVAKISTAVSELGINIDNIINRSKGDYAYTLLDLDETDKAKVDHLVANFEASDNIVRVRLIAKK, encoded by the coding sequence ATGGTATACAGTGTTAAAACATTTAATAATATTAATCAAGTAGGTCTTAAAGAATTAGGAAATCAGTTTCAAGTTGATGGGGATTTAGCAGAAAATCCAGATGCTTTTATTCTTCGTAGTCAAAATCTTCACGGCGTTGAATTTCCTGAAAATCTAAAAGCAATTGCCCGCGCTGGTGCAGGGACAAATAACATTCCAATTGCTGACGCAACAGCGGCAGGAATTGTGGTATTCAATACACCAGGTGCTAATGCTAATGCGGTTAAAGAAGCAGTTCTTGCCTCTATTTTAATGTCAGCGCGTGATTACATCGCAGCTAACGCTTGGGTCAATACTCTTTCAGGTGATGACGTTCCAAAACAAGTCGAAGCTGGCAAAAAACAATTTGCAGGGAATGAAATTTCTGGTAAAACGCTTGGCGTCATCGGACTTGGTGCTATTGGTGGACGCATTGCCAACTACGCCCAACGTCTTGGCATGAATGTTTTGGGTTATGACCCATATGTTTCTATTGAAACAGCTTGGAATATTTCACACCATGTCAAACGTGTTGATGATGTCAAAGAAATTTTTGCAAATTGTGATTACATTACTGTTCACGTGCCATTGACAGATGAAACACGCCATACATTTGATAGCGAAGCATTTGGTTTGATGCAAAAAGGAACTGTTGTTATCAACTTTGCGCGTGGTGAATTGGTTGATAATGCAGCGCTTTTTGAAGCTATCGAAGCAGGTGTTGTCAAACGTTACATTACAGACTTCGGAACTGAAGAATTGCTTAACAAAGATAAAATCACTGTCTTCCCTCATGTAGGTGGTTCTACAGCAGAAGCTGAGTTGAACTGTGCGATTATGGCTGGTAAAACCATTCGTCAATTTATGGAAACAGGTGAAATCACTAATTCAGTTAATTTCCCTAATGTCCATCAAGCTTTGACAGCGCCATATCGTATTACTCTTATTAATAAAAATGTTCCAAATATCGTGGCTAAAATTTCAACAGCGGTATCTGAACTTGGCATTAACATTGATAATATCATCAACCGTTCAAAAGGTGATTATGCTTATACCCTTCTTGATCTTGATGAAACAGATAAAGCCAAAGTTGATCACTTGGTAGCTAACTTTGAAGCGAGCGACAATATCGTACGTGTTCGTTTAATTGCTAAGAAATAA
- a CDS encoding ammonium transporter, translated as MDAGSIAFMIICAGLVFLMTPGLAFFYGGLGRRKNVINTMMMCAIPIAVASVMWMVCGYSLSFGGNGSLIGNFSHLFFKGVSESASTRGLAIPDALFAAFQMMFPIITVAILTGAAAGRMRFTPLVIFVIFWLLLVYFPFAHMVWDEGLLAQWGTIDFAGGDVVHITSGVSGLVLAILLGKRRDYDRLEYRPHNVPFVFLGAGLLWFGWFGFNAGSALAANGLAVHAFVTTHISAAAAMLSWLLVEKVLTGKFSLVGASTGLVAGLVAITPGAGFVSTWSSLLIGLCVSPICYFAISVLKSKFGYDDALDAFGCHGIGGIFGGLVTGLFTTPELALDKHNIGLIYGNAHLFLVTIAAIIFTIVWSAVATFIIVKIISIFTSIRVEDRAEAIGLDDSEHEETAYPTFMGLDS; from the coding sequence ATGGATGCAGGAAGTATTGCTTTTATGATTATCTGTGCTGGCCTAGTCTTCTTAATGACACCTGGCTTAGCCTTCTTCTATGGTGGTTTAGGAAGACGTAAAAATGTCATCAACACTATGATGATGTGTGCGATTCCTATTGCAGTTGCCTCAGTAATGTGGATGGTTTGTGGTTACTCCCTCTCATTTGGCGGGAACGGAAGTCTTATTGGGAACTTCTCTCATCTATTCTTCAAAGGTGTTAGTGAATCAGCTAGTACGCGTGGCTTAGCTATTCCAGATGCTTTGTTCGCAGCTTTCCAAATGATGTTTCCAATCATTACTGTTGCCATTTTAACAGGAGCGGCAGCAGGGCGCATGCGATTCACACCATTAGTTATCTTTGTTATTTTCTGGTTGTTGTTGGTTTACTTCCCATTTGCTCATATGGTTTGGGACGAAGGGCTTTTGGCTCAATGGGGTACGATTGACTTTGCCGGTGGTGATGTAGTTCACATTACTTCAGGGGTTTCTGGCTTGGTATTAGCCATTCTTCTTGGTAAACGTCGTGACTATGACCGTTTAGAATATCGTCCTCATAATGTTCCGTTTGTTTTCCTTGGTGCAGGACTTCTCTGGTTCGGTTGGTTTGGATTTAACGCAGGTTCTGCTTTAGCAGCCAATGGTCTTGCAGTTCATGCTTTTGTAACAACTCATATTTCAGCAGCAGCAGCAATGCTATCTTGGTTGCTTGTTGAAAAAGTTTTGACTGGTAAATTCTCACTTGTCGGTGCTTCAACTGGCTTGGTTGCAGGACTTGTCGCTATCACACCTGGCGCAGGTTTTGTATCAACATGGAGTTCACTTTTAATTGGTCTTTGTGTAAGCCCAATTTGTTATTTCGCTATTTCAGTTCTTAAAAGCAAATTTGGTTACGACGACGCACTTGATGCTTTTGGTTGTCACGGTATCGGTGGTATCTTTGGTGGATTGGTAACAGGACTTTTCACAACACCAGAACTTGCTCTTGATAAACACAATATTGGTTTGATTTACGGAAATGCACATCTTTTCCTAGTAACAATCGCAGCTATTATTTTCACAATTGTTTGGTCAGCAGTTGCTACATTCATCATTGTTAAGATTATCTCAATCTTTACAAGTATTCGAGTTGAAGACCGTGCCGAAGCTATTGGTCTTGATGACAGCGAACATGAAGAAACAGCTTACCCAACTTTCATGGGATTGGATTCATAA
- a CDS encoding ABC transporter ATP-binding protein: MAMLKVDNLSVHYGVIQAVKDVSFEVNEGEVVTLIGANGAGKTSILRTISGLVRPSAGKIEFLGQEIQKEPARKIVAGGLSQVPEGRHVFPGLTVLENLELGAFLRNDREENQKNLKKVFDRFPRLEERKMQDAATLSGGEQQMLAMGRALMSQPKLLLLDEPSMGLAPIFIQEIFDIIQDIQKQGTTVLLIEQNANKALAIADRGYVLETGKVVLSGTGKELLESEEVRKAYLGG; the protein is encoded by the coding sequence ATGGCAATGTTAAAAGTTGATAATTTATCAGTTCATTACGGCGTTATCCAGGCTGTAAAAGACGTTTCATTTGAAGTTAATGAGGGAGAAGTGGTGACTCTTATCGGTGCAAATGGTGCTGGTAAAACCTCAATTCTTCGAACAATTTCTGGTTTGGTGCGCCCAAGTGCTGGTAAAATTGAGTTTTTAGGGCAAGAAATTCAAAAAGAACCAGCTCGTAAAATTGTCGCGGGTGGTTTGTCTCAGGTTCCTGAGGGTCGTCACGTCTTCCCAGGATTGACTGTCCTTGAAAACCTTGAACTTGGTGCGTTCTTACGAAATGACCGTGAAGAAAATCAAAAGAATTTGAAGAAAGTTTTTGATCGTTTTCCACGTCTTGAAGAACGTAAGATGCAAGATGCAGCAACACTTTCAGGTGGTGAACAACAAATGCTTGCTATGGGACGTGCTTTGATGAGCCAACCTAAATTGTTGCTTCTTGATGAACCTTCAATGGGGCTTGCGCCAATCTTTATCCAAGAAATTTTTGATATTATTCAAGATATTCAAAAACAAGGAACAACAGTCTTGCTAATTGAACAAAATGCCAATAAAGCTCTAGCGATTGCTGACCGTGGCTATGTGTTAGAAACAGGAAAAGTTGTTCTTTCTGGAACAGGTAAAGAACTATTGGAATCTGAAGAAGTCCGTAAAGCTTATCTTGGTGGATAA
- a CDS encoding PSP1 domain-containing protein, which produces MTEVLSVKYEETGKVVYVLPNQNYQVGDYLVIKNKKGCRLAQVVTANEDMDEVKLPAEMDSVLRQANDKDFQAYQENMTLAMNSFDKVNELIEANQLKMKVIDIVFPLERSYVLITFCAEDRVDFRQLLRDLAAHFKTRIELRQINSREEAQVYGGVGPCGRALCCASFLGEFPPVSIKMVKNQGMSLSTGKTAGICGRLMCCLSFEDEFYKTSKEKFPDLGTEIETVDGLGVVAGIDVFSDTVKVRLPERHTLLTYALEEVKVRG; this is translated from the coding sequence ATGACAGAAGTATTGAGTGTAAAATACGAAGAAACAGGCAAAGTTGTTTATGTTTTGCCAAACCAAAACTATCAAGTTGGTGATTATTTAGTCATCAAGAATAAAAAAGGTTGTCGCTTAGCTCAAGTTGTGACAGCTAATGAAGATATGGACGAGGTTAAATTACCTGCTGAAATGGATAGCGTCCTTCGTCAAGCAAATGATAAAGATTTTCAAGCTTATCAAGAGAATATGACTTTGGCGATGAATTCATTTGACAAAGTAAATGAGTTGATTGAGGCTAATCAGCTTAAAATGAAAGTCATCGACATTGTCTTTCCTTTGGAAAGAAGTTATGTCTTGATTACATTTTGTGCGGAAGACCGTGTGGATTTCCGTCAGCTTTTGCGTGATTTAGCGGCCCACTTCAAAACACGTATTGAACTTCGCCAAATCAATAGTCGTGAAGAAGCACAAGTTTATGGTGGTGTTGGCCCTTGTGGCCGTGCCCTTTGTTGCGCTAGTTTCTTAGGAGAATTTCCACCGGTATCAATCAAGATGGTTAAAAATCAAGGCATGTCACTTAGCACTGGAAAAACGGCTGGTATCTGTGGTCGTTTGATGTGCTGTTTGAGCTTTGAGGATGAATTTTATAAAACCTCTAAGGAGAAATTCCCTGATTTGGGGACAGAAATTGAAACAGTTGATGGATTAGGAGTTGTTGCAGGAATCGATGTCTTTTCTGATACTGTTAAGGTAAGATTACCTGAACGACATACTCTTTTAACTTACGCTTTAGAGGAGGTCAAAGTACGTGGATAA
- the yabA gene encoding DNA replication initiation control protein YabA, whose protein sequence is MDKKELFDAFDGFSQNLMITLAEIEAMKKQVQSLLEENTALRLENDKLRTRLSQLEQEAPVKSSKQGKKYIESIYHDGFHICNDYYGQRRENDEECMFCMEVLDRE, encoded by the coding sequence GTGGATAAAAAAGAATTATTTGATGCCTTTGATGGCTTTTCACAAAATTTAATGATTACCTTGGCTGAAATTGAAGCCATGAAAAAACAAGTACAATCTTTGTTAGAAGAAAATACAGCTCTTAGACTTGAGAATGACAAATTGCGCACACGTCTTTCTCAATTAGAACAAGAAGCTCCTGTAAAATCTTCTAAACAAGGTAAAAAATATATCGAAAGTATTTACCATGATGGTTTCCATATCTGTAATGACTACTATGGACAACGTCGTGAAAATGACGAAGAATGCATGTTCTGTATGGAAGTTTTAGATAGGGAGTAG
- a CDS encoding ABC transporter ATP-binding protein, giving the protein MALLDVKNLTKNFGGLTAVGDVTMHLDKGELVGLIGPNGAGKTTLFNLLTGVYEPSEGSVSLDGTLLNGKKPYKIASLGLSRTFQNIRLFKDMTVLENVLVGMANQNNPHLLASFLRLPKFYHSEAKLRQKAMELLAIFDLDGDAETLAKNLPYGQQRRLEIVRALATEPKILFLDEPAAGMNPQETAELTQLIRRIKEEFDITIMLIEHDMSLVMEVTERIYVLEYGRLIAHGTPDEIKTNQRVIEAYLGGEG; this is encoded by the coding sequence ATGGCATTGCTTGATGTTAAAAATCTAACTAAAAATTTCGGTGGTTTGACAGCTGTTGGTGATGTGACAATGCACCTTGATAAAGGTGAGTTAGTTGGGCTTATCGGACCAAACGGTGCTGGTAAAACAACGCTTTTCAATCTTTTGACAGGTGTTTATGAGCCAAGTGAAGGGTCAGTTTCTCTTGACGGTACATTATTAAATGGTAAGAAACCTTATAAAATTGCATCGCTTGGGCTTTCACGTACTTTTCAAAATATTCGTCTCTTTAAGGATATGACAGTTTTGGAAAATGTACTTGTTGGTATGGCTAATCAAAATAATCCACATCTTTTGGCAAGTTTCCTTCGTTTGCCTAAGTTCTATCATAGTGAAGCAAAACTTCGTCAAAAAGCAATGGAACTTCTTGCTATTTTTGACCTTGATGGGGATGCAGAAACTTTGGCTAAAAACCTTCCTTATGGACAACAACGTCGTTTGGAAATTGTTCGTGCCCTTGCGACAGAACCTAAAATTCTTTTCTTGGATGAACCCGCAGCAGGGATGAACCCACAAGAAACAGCGGAATTAACACAATTGATTCGTCGCATTAAAGAAGAATTTGATATTACAATCATGCTTATCGAACATGATATGAGTCTTGTTATGGAAGTGACTGAGCGCATTTATGTTCTTGAATATGGACGTTTAATCGCTCATGGAACACCAGATGAAATTAAAACAAATCAACGTGTTATTGAAGCATATCTTGGAGGTGAAGGATAA
- a CDS encoding CBS domain-containing protein — translation MAVKDFMTKKVVYVSPDTTVAHAADMMREQGLRRLPVIENDRLVGVVTERTMAEASPSKATTLSIYEMNYLLNKTKIRDIMVRDVVTVSPYASLEDAVYAMMKNQVGILPVVEAGQVFGVITEKDVFKAFLEVSGYGEEGVRVIITADDTVGTLAKIVDTISADNLNIKRTVVATRRSGKVAIEIQIDGKADVTDLREKLIKQGIQVDAIELTSAKVID, via the coding sequence ATGGCAGTTAAAGATTTTATGACAAAAAAAGTTGTCTATGTATCACCCGATACAACAGTTGCCCATGCAGCTGATATGATGAGAGAACAAGGATTACGCCGCTTACCAGTTATTGAAAATGATAGACTTGTTGGTGTTGTTACTGAAAGAACAATGGCTGAAGCAAGTCCTTCAAAAGCGACAACACTTTCTATTTATGAAATGAATTATTTGTTAAATAAAACAAAAATTCGAGATATTATGGTTAGAGATGTTGTCACAGTTTCACCTTATGCCAGCCTTGAAGATGCTGTTTATGCTATGATGAAGAATCAAGTTGGAATTCTCCCAGTTGTTGAGGCAGGTCAAGTTTTCGGTGTGATTACTGAGAAAGATGTGTTTAAAGCTTTTCTTGAAGTTTCAGGTTACGGGGAAGAAGGGGTTCGTGTTATCATAACGGCAGATGATACTGTTGGGACTTTAGCTAAAATTGTTGACACGATTTCTGCTGATAACCTTAATATCAAGCGCACAGTAGTTGCTACACGTAGATCTGGTAAGGTAGCTATTGAGATTCAAATTGATGGCAAAGCAGATGTAACAGATTTGCGTGAAAAATTGATTAAGCAGGGGATTCAAGTTGATGCGATTGAATTGACATCAGCTAAAGTTATTGACTAA
- the rsmI gene encoding 16S rRNA (cytidine(1402)-2'-O)-methyltransferase, whose translation MKVQKSFKGQSDYGTLYLVPTPIGNLQDMTFRAVETLKTADFICAEDTRNTGLLLKHFDITVKQISFHEHNAYEKIPELIELLKAGKNLAQVSDAGMPSISDPGHDLVKAAIAEDITVVALPGASAGITALIASGLAPQPHIFYGFLPRKSGQQKDFFESKKAYPETQIFYESPYRVADTLENMLAVYGDRQVVLVRELTKLYEEYQRGAISELLDYIAENPLKGECLLIVSGQDEEAQAEKAAEDLNPAELVASLVEAGDKPNQAIKKVAKTYGLNRQEVYNAYHGI comes from the coding sequence ATGAAAGTACAAAAAAGTTTCAAAGGCCAGAGCGACTATGGGACACTGTATCTTGTTCCAACACCTATTGGAAACTTGCAAGATATGACTTTTCGTGCTGTGGAGACCCTTAAAACAGCTGATTTTATTTGCGCAGAAGATACCAGAAATACTGGGCTCTTGTTGAAGCATTTTGATATTACAGTTAAGCAAATTAGTTTTCATGAGCATAATGCCTATGAAAAAATCCCAGAGTTAATCGAGCTTTTGAAAGCTGGAAAAAATTTGGCACAAGTATCAGATGCGGGTATGCCATCAATTTCAGATCCAGGACATGATTTGGTCAAAGCGGCGATTGCTGAAGACATTACAGTAGTTGCTCTTCCTGGTGCTTCAGCAGGGATTACAGCTTTGATTGCAAGTGGTCTAGCACCGCAGCCACACATCTTTTATGGCTTCTTGCCACGAAAATCAGGACAGCAAAAAGACTTTTTTGAAAGTAAAAAAGCTTATCCTGAAACTCAAATCTTCTATGAATCACCTTATCGTGTGGCAGATACGTTAGAAAACATGTTAGCTGTCTATGGTGACAGACAAGTTGTTTTAGTCCGTGAATTGACAAAACTTTATGAAGAATACCAACGCGGTGCAATTTCAGAACTTTTGGACTACATTGCTGAAAATCCGCTAAAAGGTGAATGTTTGTTAATCGTATCTGGTCAAGATGAAGAGGCACAAGCTGAAAAAGCAGCTGAAGACTTAAATCCGGCAGAACTTGTGGCTAGCTTAGTTGAAGCTGGAGACAAACCTAACCAAGCCATTAAGAAAGTTGCCAAAACTTATGGTTTAAATCGCCAAGAAGTTTATAACGCTTATCACGGTATTTGA
- a CDS encoding copper homeostasis protein CutC, producing the protein MIIKEFCAENTTLLSQLDSSVKRVELCDNLAVGGTTPSYGVIKEAARYLHEKEISLATMIRPRGGNFVYNDSELRIMEDDILRAAELESDNLVLGLLTEDNHIDVEGIEQLLPSTQGLPLVFHMAFDQIPLADQKEAIDQLVDLGFVRILTHGSSENNDIFENVDHLKELVDYADGRIEIMIGGGVTADNYQELIEKTGAQAAHGTKIC; encoded by the coding sequence ATGATTATCAAAGAATTTTGTGCTGAAAACACAACTTTGCTCAGCCAACTTGACTCATCTGTTAAACGCGTCGAACTTTGTGACAATTTAGCCGTTGGTGGAACAACTCCTTCATACGGTGTCATCAAAGAAGCTGCGCGCTATCTTCACGAAAAAGAAATCTCACTCGCTACAATGATTCGTCCACGTGGTGGTAACTTTGTTTATAACGATAGCGAACTTCGAATCATGGAAGATGATATTCTTCGTGCAGCAGAATTAGAAAGTGACAACTTAGTCCTTGGGCTTTTAACTGAAGATAACCACATCGATGTTGAAGGGATCGAACAACTTCTTCCATCAACTCAAGGCTTGCCACTAGTCTTTCATATGGCATTTGACCAAATTCCTCTTGCTGATCAAAAAGAAGCTATTGACCAACTTGTCGACCTTGGTTTTGTACGTATCCTAACTCATGGTTCTTCAGAAAATAATGATATTTTTGAAAATGTTGACCATCTTAAAGAATTAGTTGATTACGCCGACGGACGCATTGAAATTATGATTGGTGGCGGTGTGACAGCTGATAATTACCAAGAACTAATTGAAAAAACTGGTGCCCAAGCAGCACATGGCACTAAAATTTGTTAA
- the serC gene encoding 3-phosphoserine/phosphohydroxythreonine transaminase codes for MTIYNFSAGPAVLPKPVLEQAQREMLDYQGSGMSVLEMSHRSKEFDNIIKEAEKLLRELMAIPDNYKVMFLQGGASTQFTMLPLNLAKGRKAYYLVGGSWGKKAYAEAVKLSKSVPFEPLLLASSEDTVYDHIPTFDPKDIDPEAAYVHITTNNTIEGTSIYDLPDTNGVPIVADMSSNILAVRYNVEDFALIYAGAQKNIGPAGVTVVIVREDFLNDEPTLSAMLDYRIQAEAGSLYNTPPAYSIYIAKLVFEWVKAFGGVDKMEAANREKSGLLYDFIDQSDFYTNPVKNPAERSVANIPFVTPSKELDAKFVAEATPLGFKNIKGHRSVGGMRASLYNAFPRQGVLDLIEFMKKFEAENK; via the coding sequence ATGACAATTTACAATTTCTCTGCAGGTCCTGCAGTGTTACCAAAACCAGTGCTTGAACAAGCACAGCGTGAAATGCTTGACTACCAAGGTAGCGGCATGAGTGTTTTAGAAATGTCCCACCGTTCCAAAGAGTTTGATAATATCATTAAAGAAGCTGAAAAATTATTGCGTGAATTGATGGCAATTCCTGATAATTACAAAGTAATGTTCCTTCAAGGCGGAGCATCTACACAATTCACTATGCTTCCTTTGAACCTAGCTAAGGGACGTAAGGCATATTATCTAGTTGGTGGATCATGGGGTAAAAAAGCTTATGCTGAAGCTGTTAAATTGTCCAAATCCGTTCCTTTTGAACCCTTGCTCCTAGCCTCGTCAGAAGATACTGTATATGATCATATTCCTACATTTGATCCAAAAGATATTGATCCTGAAGCTGCGTACGTTCACATCACAACAAATAACACTATTGAAGGAACTTCTATTTATGACCTTCCAGATACTAATGGTGTACCAATTGTGGCAGATATGTCTTCTAATATTTTAGCGGTTCGCTATAATGTTGAAGATTTTGCACTGATTTATGCGGGCGCTCAAAAAAATATTGGTCCTGCTGGTGTGACTGTTGTTATTGTTCGTGAAGATTTCTTGAATGATGAGCCAACACTTTCTGCAATGCTTGATTATCGTATCCAAGCTGAAGCGGGTTCACTTTATAATACACCACCTGCATACAGCATCTATATTGCAAAACTTGTCTTTGAATGGGTGAAAGCTTTCGGTGGTGTTGACAAGATGGAGGCTGCTAACCGTGAAAAATCAGGTCTTTTGTATGACTTCATCGACCAATCAGACTTCTATACAAATCCTGTTAAGAACCCAGCAGAACGTTCAGTAGCGAATATTCCATTCGTGACACCAAGTAAAGAGCTTGATGCTAAGTTTGTAGCAGAAGCCACACCACTTGGATTCAAAAACATTAAAGGTCACCGTTCAGTTGGTGGTATGCGTGCAAGTCTTTATAACGCCTTCCCTCGTCAAGGTGTGCTTGATTTGATTGAATTCATGAAAAAATTTGAAGCAGAAAACAAATAA
- a CDS encoding DNA polymerase III subunit delta' → MDLECLQPQLFKDFNQILKSDRMNHAYLFSGDFASFDFALYLAKSRFCENLHDGRPCGKCRECQLIDDNDFSDVKVVKPTGQIIKTETIREMMRDFSRSGFEGKSQVFIIQDCEKMHVNAANSLLKFIEEPQSSSYMILLTSDESKVLPTIKSRTQVFRFPKNKKLLVEQAEKAGILKTQADILAELAKTPAHLDELMADKKILDLLQTIERFISILFKDKATAYLETGRLVQAAPEKSEQELVFQLLPLFLAKQFNQKESLTYLEKSYKAQQMWRSNVSFQNVLEYMVIS, encoded by the coding sequence ATGGATTTAGAGTGCTTGCAACCCCAACTTTTTAAAGACTTTAATCAGATTTTAAAATCAGATAGGATGAACCATGCCTATCTTTTTTCAGGGGATTTTGCCAGCTTTGATTTTGCACTCTATCTTGCCAAAAGTCGTTTCTGTGAGAATTTGCATGACGGTAGACCTTGTGGGAAATGCCGTGAATGTCAATTGATAGATGACAATGATTTCTCAGATGTTAAAGTGGTTAAACCGACTGGACAGATTATCAAGACAGAGACGATTCGTGAAATGATGCGTGACTTTTCACGTTCAGGATTTGAAGGAAAATCACAGGTTTTCATTATTCAAGACTGTGAAAAGATGCACGTCAACGCTGCTAACAGTCTTTTGAAATTCATTGAAGAACCTCAAAGTTCTTCTTACATGATTCTATTGACTAGTGATGAAAGCAAGGTCCTTCCAACGATTAAGAGTCGTACGCAGGTCTTTCGTTTTCCAAAAAACAAAAAGCTTTTGGTCGAACAAGCTGAGAAAGCTGGCATTCTGAAAACTCAGGCAGATATTTTAGCTGAATTGGCTAAAACCCCAGCTCATTTAGATGAGTTGATGGCTGATAAAAAGATTTTAGACTTGCTTCAGACGATTGAACGCTTTATCTCAATTCTCTTTAAAGATAAAGCAACAGCATATTTGGAAACAGGACGCTTGGTTCAGGCGGCACCTGAAAAGTCTGAGCAAGAACTAGTTTTTCAACTGCTCCCTTTGTTCTTAGCAAAGCAGTTTAATCAAAAAGAGAGTCTAACTTATTTAGAGAAAAGTTATAAGGCACAGCAAATGTGGAGAAGTAATGTTAGCTTCCAAAATGTGCTAGAATATATGGTGATTTCATGA